CAGCTGCGGTTGATCAACTTGTTACTTTGGCTAAAAGCATCCAAATGGATTATTTTGAAAAAGGAACTAGCGTTCCTGTTGATCAAATTATCCAGGAAGCTTTAAAATATGCTAAAGAAAATGGAAATGACTTGATTTTAATTGATACTGCAGGGCGTTTATCAATTGATGAGAAACTTATGCAAGAGTTAAAAGATGCTAAGAAAGTAGCTCATCCAGATGAAATTTTCTTTGTTGCCGACTCTCTTTCAGGTCAAGATATCATCAATGTCGCTTCAACTTTTAATGACAATCTTAAATTAACAGGGACAATTATTACAAAACTTGATTCTGATGCTCGTGGTGGAGCTGCATTTAGCTTAAGAAGTGTTTTAAACTTGCCAATTCGTTTCATCGGAACCGGAGAAAAAGTATCTAACTTAGATCTTTTCTACCCAGATAGAATGGCAGATAGAATTTTAGGTATGGGTGATGTTATGAGTCTTATCGAAAAAGCTCAAGATGTTATTGATGCTTCAAAAGCTGAAAAAATGATGATGAAAATGTTCAGTGGAGAATTTACTCTAGATGATTTAATGGAACAAATTTCTCAAATTAAAAACTTAGGTAAATTTTCTAAGATCTTAAAAATGCTCCCAGGAAATCTTAGTTCAAAAATATCTGAATCACAAATGGAAAAAGCTGAAGAAAAATTTGCTCTTTATCAAATTTTAATTTCTTCAATGACTAAAAAAGAAAGACAAAATCCTAAATTATTAAAACAAGCTTCTCGTAAAGAAAGAATCTTAAAAGGAAGCGGAAGAACCGCTCAAGAATACAATAAATTATTAAATGATTTTGATGCTATGTCAAAGAGAATGCAAGATATGGCTAAAAACATTAAAAACGGTAATTTTGGTGGATTCGGTGGTTTAGGTGGTTCAGGTGGCGGAATGTTTTAATGCCTGCTAAGCTCTCAAATTTGTATAACAAACTTCCTTTGGGAGTTTTTTATTTTGCAAATTTGGAGGACTTGGCTTAAGGATGCTCCATAAATTCTTTTTTAGTTTGACACTTTTAAAAACTATAAATATGAATAGACCTAAAATATAGTTATATTCATCTTTTATTAAACTGTAATTCCTATATAGTAAATTTCATATCTATGCTTTTATCTTAGTAGTAAATATAGAATAATAACAATAACATTTAACACTGAATTCAACTATTCTGTTTTTGAAGTGAACTGAAAGATAAGTGTAATTGTGTACAAAAAATGTTATTTTTTAATTGTAAAATGTATGTTATTTTTTTACCGTTCAGACACATATGCACAAAATAATATAATTATTATATAAGGAAGAATTTTTAAAAAATGATGGTAAAAATTTTGCAAGCAAAGTGCATTCAGATTGATCAGGTTCGATGATTCATTTATTCGATGCTGAACCTGAAGAGTATTTAATTAAAAATAAAGCTCCAGTAATGATTTCTTTTGTTAATTTAAAAAAATGGGCAGGTTATAATGTTGTAATATATGTTTGAAATTCTAAAACAGGCAAGTATTTAATTCACTACGGATGACCCGATGGCAGAAACTCATAAAGAATTATAAATAAATCTGATGTGTGGGGAATAGCAAATCCAGCTTATTGATACTCATTCAAAGTGAAAGATCAATTTAAAAAAGAAACAAGAAAAGCTTTTAGTTTCAAAAACGAGGTAATTTCTTATGATGAATTTAAGGCAAAATACTAATAAAAGATTAATTATTCATTTTTGTGCTTTACAATCAATAATTTTTCTCTTATTAACAGCAGGTCTCTTAAGCTATATTTCTTACGGAATAATAGTAAGCAAAAAATTATGGTGGCTGATTCTGGTTTTTTATCGAAATTGCAATTTGTTTTTATGTTTTAACTGTTTTAATATTGATTATTTCTAAAATTCCACTAATAAATTCTTTTAATTCCTGAAAAATTAAATTATTATATCTTTTTACATTCGGTATCTTCTTATTAAAAGTAAAAGATGAAAATATTGCTAATTTTAAACTGCTAAGAAAAACAAATTTAATTATGATTTTTGTGTGAAGTTTTGTATTCTTAGGTTTTTTGATTTTTTTAATTGTTGTTTGTTTATTAAAAAATGAAGACATATTTCCAAATCTATGAGATGTTATATTATTTGAATCTATTTTAATTGTACCTGCTTTAGTACCATTAGTTTTCAATTTATTTTTATATAAAAAATCTTTAGCTTTAGCACAATAATAGCTTAATAACAAAGCACAAGTACAGAGTAAAAATTTTGTAACTCTTGTATTTGTGTTTTTTATATTCTTTTATTGACAACCTACTATGTAAATTATTATAAATCCTGAATTTATAAGTTAGAACTTTATAAAAAACGAATACATCTACAAGCAAGGTGTATTCGTGCTCAATTGTAATTTGCATTGCAACGCCTGGGTTCGAACACACAAAAAAAGGCGCGGTTATATAAACTAGGAAACGAAATATTGACACAACCATATTTCGTGTCCTAGTTTACCTAGTTTAATTAGAAGATTTTTTGTTTTGTTACCTTGATGTATCAAATATGAACATTCTTTTAATGCATTAAAATTTATAATATTAATATGAAAATAAAATTATTTTTGAATTCATTTGCTTTATCGATGCCACTTATTAGTGTAATAAGTTGCAAACCGCAAGAAAATAAACAATTAAAACTTTGAGGTGATGATAAATTTAATACCAAAATCAATTTAAATAAATTAAGTTATGTTTCAGATTTGGAAAATGTTAATTTTATCGCACCTTTTAACCATGAAATCGAAAAATCAAATACTATGTACCAATTAACAGTGTATAGTTTTGCAGATGGTAATAATGATGGAATTGGCGATTTTATAGGACTGGCGAATAATTTAGATTATTTTGTAAATTTAGGAATTGACACTCTTTATTTATCACCAATACATCCAGCTAGTTCTTATCATGGATATGACGTTATTGATTATTGTGATGTAGCGCCTGAACTTGGTGGAATGGAAGCTTTTGATAATTTCTTAATAAAAGCACATCAAAAAGGTATAAGAGTTATTTTGGACATGGTTATCAATCACACATCTTATGAACATCCTTGATTTCAAAAAGCCTTATCAGGTGATACTAAATATGAAAAATATTATCGCTTTTACGAAAAAGGAACTCAGGCTAATGATGATAAAAAATATGGAATCGATGATTCTTGACTTAGAAATTTATTTTTTAACGTAGATAAAAAAATTTCTGCTACTAATAAAACATATGTTGCAACATTTTGAGCTGGAATGCCTGATTTAAATTTAGATAATCCTGATTTATATCAAGAAATTATGAATATACACCAATTTTGAATTAAAAAAGGTGTAGATGGCTTTAGATACGATGCTTTTTATCATATTTGAGATGGTGAAAACCCAAATGAACCATCTGATCCTAACGGACAAAAAACTGCAAAATTATTTGCTGATATAAGAGATTCAATTACACCTATTTACTTAAAAAATAATTTAGGTTTTTCATCACCGCTTTTATTTGGCGAGTGATGAAAAGAGCCGGAAGAAGCATCTAAATATTTTAAATACAACAACAAAGATGCATTAAGTACAGTCATAGATGGAGCAAGATTTAAAAACTCTAGAACAATTTCATTAAATTCAACACAAGAAATTGATTTAAAAAACTTTTTAAATAATATTGATGAAAATTATAAAGTTTCTTCAAGATACTGAATTCCATTTTTAGATAACCATGACGTTAATAGATGAATTTTAAACCGCGCTGATGATATTAATTATAAAATCGATCCAAATAATCCTAAAATTTCAAAAGATTTAATCAATTATCAAAAGTATGGATTAATTGCTTTATTATCAAGAGGAGGACTTCCAACTCTTTATAACGGAAACGAATTAGGTATGTTTGGTGGTCCAAAAAGCAAAGGTGATAATTATGTTAGAGAGGCGTTTCCGTGAAATGATTCTAAAAAACAAGTTAATTTTTATGAAAGACGAAGTGGAAAAGATTCATCAATTATAAAAGTTGGTAACTCAAAAGGGATTGAATCAATTGAAAAACAAATAAACAATCCTTATTCAATTTATAATTTCACAGCTAAAATACTTAAAATAAGAAAAGAATATGATTCAATTAAAAAACAGGATACTAAATATATTGCACCTTTTGCTGATGTAATTAACGCAAATTATATTGTTAATAACTTAAATAACATCACGCTAAGAAAAAATGAAAACGGTAGCTATATTTTATTTGCTTACAACCCTAAAAGACAATTTAAATTTGCAATAAAAGACAATTTTAAAATTAAAAAAATATTGTTAAACGAAAATATAGAAATAGAGGGTAATTTAATAAAAGGAAAACAAGAAGGTGCTTTTGGAATTTTCGAAATAAGTGAAAAGTAAACTTGTATATACAAGTGCTTTTTATTACTGTAAGTATAAGAAAAAATTCTTGTATAACTAAATATTAATAGAAAAGAATAAAATTATAGATATGGAAACATTACTATTATGATAAAAAGAGAAAAACTAAACTGAAAAACGCGATTTAGATACTTTTGATTAGGAAAAAGACCAAGAGAAAGAAAGTCTTTACCTAAAATAGTTGAATATTTATATATGATTTTTGCAAATATCATCTTACTTATATTTACAATTTTAGTAATTTGAGAAATTTTTGCTTTTAAATCATCTGAAAATAAAAGTTTAGCTGAAAATTTTAATTTATATGGATGAAGAATTCTAATAAGCTTAGCTTCTTTTGGATATGTAACTATAATTTTGTGTTCAATTCATATTTTCTATATTTTAAGCAAAACTGAATTTTATAAATGAAGCGGAATTTTAGGCGTTGTTTTTTCTTTACTAGGACTTTCTCCTATTGCATTATTTTTCTTAATGGTATCTTATTCCAAAAATGAAATTGCTTTTTATTAAATTGTAAAGTAATAAAGTAATGAAGGGATATAAATATGAGTAAAAAAACTAAATTTATGAAACTTGCAGCAAGCGCAGCAGCAATCGGAATGCCTTTATTTGGTTTTGTCGTTTCTTGCGGGAATAACGCAAGTGAAACTAATAAAGAAATAGTTATTGCGGTTGACGGGGTGCAAAAGGATTTTTATAATGAAGTTAAAGCTATTTTTGATAAATCTAAATCAGCAGCAAAAGGATTTAAAATCAGATTTATTGAAAAAGACGTTTTTGGTGCTTTAGATTTTGACGTTGCTGGTGCAACAGATACTAAAGTTGTTTCTGACATTTTCTACGCTCCACAAGATAGAGTTACAACTCTTGTACAAAAAGGTTCTGTTGTTCCATTAGAAGAATTTGATTCAGAGCTTTTTACCGAAGTTGCT
This genomic window from Mycoplasmopsis gallinacea contains:
- the ffh gene encoding signal recognition particle protein codes for the protein MINFLEKRMQKALAKMAKKTVLKEEDIIEITREVRMALLEADVNLKVVKEFIANVKEKALSTEIIGKLNPSQQMIKIFHEELVRILGGEVKEIKIDKKPYIIMMCGLQGSGKTTTVAKLAYYLKKKKQVEKPLLVAGDIYRPAAVDQLVTLAKSIQMDYFEKGTSVPVDQIIQEALKYAKENGNDLILIDTAGRLSIDEKLMQELKDAKKVAHPDEIFFVADSLSGQDIINVASTFNDNLKLTGTIITKLDSDARGGAAFSLRSVLNLPIRFIGTGEKVSNLDLFYPDRMADRILGMGDVMSLIEKAQDVIDASKAEKMMMKMFSGEFTLDDLMEQISQIKNLGKFSKILKMLPGNLSSKISESQMEKAEEKFALYQILISSMTKKERQNPKLLKQASRKERILKGSGRTAQEYNKLLNDFDAMSKRMQDMAKNIKNGNFGGFGGLGGSGGGMF
- a CDS encoding alpha-amylase family glycosyl hydrolase, whose translation is MKIKLFLNSFALSMPLISVISCKPQENKQLKLWGDDKFNTKINLNKLSYVSDLENVNFIAPFNHEIEKSNTMYQLTVYSFADGNNDGIGDFIGLANNLDYFVNLGIDTLYLSPIHPASSYHGYDVIDYCDVAPELGGMEAFDNFLIKAHQKGIRVILDMVINHTSYEHPWFQKALSGDTKYEKYYRFYEKGTQANDDKKYGIDDSWLRNLFFNVDKKISATNKTYVATFWAGMPDLNLDNPDLYQEIMNIHQFWIKKGVDGFRYDAFYHIWDGENPNEPSDPNGQKTAKLFADIRDSITPIYLKNNLGFSSPLLFGEWWKEPEEASKYFKYNNKDALSTVIDGARFKNSRTISLNSTQEIDLKNFLNNIDENYKVSSRYWIPFLDNHDVNRWILNRADDINYKIDPNNPKISKDLINYQKYGLIALLSRGGLPTLYNGNELGMFGGPKSKGDNYVREAFPWNDSKKQVNFYERRSGKDSSIIKVGNSKGIESIEKQINNPYSIYNFTAKILKIRKEYDSIKKQDTKYIAPFADVINANYIVNNLNNITLRKNENGSYILFAYNPKRQFKFAIKDNFKIKKILLNENIEIEGNLIKGKQEGAFGIFEISEK